A stretch of Pseudomonas sp. 7SR1 DNA encodes these proteins:
- a CDS encoding TRAP transporter small permease: MTKVVDLYFKLLKLLIVLCMVAMIVLVFGNVVLRYAFNSGISVSEELSRWFFVWMIFLGALVALKDRAHLGMDSLVKRLPAAGKRACLVIGHLLMLYICWLILLGSWQQAVINLQVVAPASGLSMALFYAAGLVFGASAAPILLHELYLALLGKLGDDELVMIKDNDATQALAHNPIKSDRP; this comes from the coding sequence ATGACCAAAGTCGTCGATCTGTATTTCAAATTGCTCAAGTTGCTGATTGTCCTGTGCATGGTCGCGATGATCGTGCTGGTATTCGGTAACGTCGTGCTGCGTTACGCCTTCAACTCCGGCATCAGCGTATCCGAGGAGCTGTCGCGCTGGTTCTTCGTCTGGATGATTTTTCTCGGCGCCCTGGTGGCACTCAAGGACCGCGCGCACCTGGGCATGGACAGCCTGGTCAAGCGTCTGCCAGCGGCCGGCAAGCGCGCCTGCCTGGTCATCGGGCATCTGCTGATGCTGTACATCTGCTGGTTGATCTTGCTGGGCAGCTGGCAGCAGGCGGTGATCAACCTGCAGGTGGTCGCACCGGCATCCGGTCTGTCCATGGCGCTGTTCTATGCCGCCGGCCTGGTATTCGGTGCCAGTGCCGCGCCGATCCTGCTCCATGAACTCTACCTGGCCCTGCTCGGCAAGCTCGGCGACGACGAGCTGGTGATGATCAAGGACAACGACGCTACGCAAGCGCTGGCGCATAACCCCATCAAGAGTGACCGCCCATGA
- a CDS encoding phage infection protein, protein MLSFSKISSLALALTLVGGVGVANVASASATPHSQAAQHLAEGGSDRLLERRVAEGGSDRLLERRVAEGGSDRLLERRVAEGGSDRLLERRVAEGGSDRLLERRVAEGGSDRLLERRVAEGGSDRLLENRVAEGGADRLQELRERSAATVA, encoded by the coding sequence ATGCTCAGTTTCTCGAAGATATCCTCCCTGGCACTGGCCCTGACCCTGGTTGGCGGGGTCGGCGTGGCGAATGTCGCCTCGGCGAGCGCAACGCCCCACAGCCAGGCTGCGCAACACCTGGCTGAAGGCGGCTCCGACCGCTTGCTGGAACGTCGTGTCGCCGAGGGCGGGTCCGACCGTTTGCTGGAACGCCGTGTCGCCGAAGGCGGCTCCGACCGCTTGCTGGAACGTCGTGTCGCCGAGGGCGGGTCCGATCGCTTGCTGGAACGTCGTGTCGCCGAAGGCGGCTCCGACCGCTTGCTGGAACGTCGTGTCGCCGAAGGCGGGTCCGATCGCTTGCTGGAACGTCGTGTCGCCGAGGGCGGGTCCGACCGCTTGCTGGAGAATCGTGTCGCCGAAGGCGGCGCCGATCGCTTGCAGGAGCTGCGCGAACGCAGCGCCGCGACCGTCGCCTGA
- a CDS encoding FecR family protein, translating to MNIFSIASPDATPEARLADEARDWLILLTSGRATVADARALRQWCGQSPAHAQAFEQAKALWQGLLPAAEAMQAPRHFGRRAFLGGAIAASAGFLLIRTMVPGGISGLGADYVTEVGEQRRVELGDGISLELNTQTRLSRRALAEGGQALELLAGEIEVQGRSVSTVSVQAGTGWISAARARFNIRYVDQSVCTTCLEGVVQVQVQGQSLRLEPGMQLTYGNGRTGQPQNADVSAAVAWREQVLVFNDATLASVIDEINRYRPGMLLLLNRELGQRKVQARFRLDQLAGVALLIRDAYGARCIELPGGVVVLS from the coding sequence TTGAACATCTTCAGCATCGCTTCCCCTGATGCCACGCCAGAGGCTCGACTGGCCGACGAAGCCCGAGACTGGCTGATCCTGCTGACCTCGGGACGGGCCACCGTGGCCGATGCCCGGGCCTTGCGCCAATGGTGTGGGCAAAGCCCCGCGCACGCCCAGGCATTCGAGCAGGCCAAGGCGCTTTGGCAGGGGCTGCTGCCGGCCGCCGAGGCCATGCAGGCACCGCGGCATTTCGGCCGTCGGGCATTCCTGGGCGGGGCCATCGCGGCATCGGCGGGTTTCCTGTTGATCAGGACGATGGTGCCCGGCGGAATTTCCGGGCTGGGAGCCGACTACGTCACCGAGGTTGGCGAGCAGCGGCGGGTGGAACTGGGCGATGGAATCAGCCTGGAGCTCAATACCCAGACCCGCCTGAGTCGCCGTGCGCTGGCAGAGGGAGGGCAGGCACTGGAGTTGCTGGCTGGAGAGATCGAAGTGCAGGGGCGCAGTGTCTCGACGGTCAGCGTCCAGGCCGGCACCGGCTGGATCAGCGCTGCACGGGCACGGTTCAACATCCGCTACGTGGACCAGAGCGTCTGCACTACCTGCCTGGAAGGCGTCGTGCAGGTGCAGGTGCAGGGGCAGAGCTTGCGTCTGGAGCCGGGCATGCAATTGACCTACGGCAATGGCCGTACCGGCCAGCCACAGAACGCCGATGTATCGGCTGCCGTTGCCTGGCGCGAGCAAGTGCTGGTCTTCAACGACGCCACGTTGGCCAGCGTCATCGATGAAATCAACCGCTACCGTCCGGGCATGTTGTTGCTGCTCAATCGTGAGTTGGGCCAGCGCAAGGTCCAGGCGCGTTTCCGTCTCGATCAACTGGCTGGCGTGGCGCTGCTGATCCGCGACGCCTACGGGGCCCGATGCATCGAATTACCGGGTGGGGTAGTGGTACTCAGTTGA
- a CDS encoding sigma-70 family RNA polymerase sigma factor yields MKDTGRNPMVRLFLTSYEDFKVRLRRRLGSEELANDVLHETYLRVDRMDDTPDIAQPNAYLYRMALNIAADRRQADARLLTGGEIDELLQVSDEALDPARVVSGQKELQTLLKALYELPARRRRIFIAARLEEAPHLEISQRFGISTRMVEKEIKAALGHCAQRLERKVIQRFGPGAGKQS; encoded by the coding sequence ATGAAAGACACTGGTCGCAACCCGATGGTCAGGCTTTTCCTCACCTCCTACGAGGATTTCAAGGTTCGCCTGCGCCGACGCCTGGGTTCCGAGGAACTGGCCAACGATGTGTTGCACGAGACCTACCTGCGAGTCGATCGCATGGACGACACACCGGACATCGCCCAGCCCAACGCCTATCTGTATCGCATGGCCCTGAACATCGCCGCCGACCGACGGCAAGCCGATGCTCGCCTGCTGACCGGCGGCGAGATCGACGAACTGCTGCAGGTTTCGGATGAGGCGCTGGACCCGGCCCGGGTCGTGAGCGGGCAGAAGGAACTGCAGACCTTGCTCAAGGCACTGTATGAATTGCCGGCGCGCCGGCGCAGGATTTTCATCGCGGCGCGCCTGGAAGAAGCACCGCACCTGGAAATTTCCCAGCGATTCGGTATTTCCACCCGGATGGTGGAGAAGGAAATCAAGGCCGCGCTGGGGCATTGCGCCCAACGCCTGGAAAGAAAAGTCATCCAACGGTTCGGTCCCGGGGCGGGAAAACAGTCTTGA
- a CDS encoding secretin and TonB N-terminal domain-containing protein — protein MVWLCLLAAPVRAVGLVELDIAPQALTTALEQFSRATGMAVLVDHGLSSRRQTLGVQGRFTPSEALNVLLRGTGLAAHYARADAFTLQPVRVREVALPPGAAPGLSEGNYAAAIQAVIQRNLCASPLTHPGSFRALLQVWIGRDGVVQHTRLVASTGNLMRDKALVNSMQNLRIDRPAPTSLRQPVTLLLLPDSSGKRMECTAGEGVFGQ, from the coding sequence ATGGTGTGGTTGTGTCTGCTGGCCGCTCCGGTGCGGGCTGTTGGCCTGGTGGAGCTGGACATCGCGCCCCAGGCATTGACCACGGCGCTGGAGCAGTTCAGCCGGGCGACCGGCATGGCGGTGCTGGTGGACCACGGGTTGTCGAGCCGACGCCAGACCCTGGGTGTCCAGGGGCGATTCACGCCTTCCGAAGCCTTGAACGTATTGCTGCGCGGTACAGGGCTTGCGGCGCATTACGCCCGGGCGGACGCCTTCACGTTGCAGCCGGTGCGGGTCCGTGAAGTCGCGCTGCCTCCCGGCGCTGCGCCGGGGTTGAGTGAAGGCAATTATGCGGCGGCCATCCAGGCGGTCATCCAACGCAATTTGTGTGCGTCGCCACTGACCCATCCGGGCAGCTTTCGCGCGTTGCTGCAGGTGTGGATCGGCCGCGACGGGGTGGTCCAGCACACTCGCCTGGTCGCTTCCACCGGGAATCTGATGCGTGACAAGGCCCTGGTCAACAGTATGCAGAACCTCAGGATCGACCGCCCGGCGCCCACGTCGTTGCGCCAGCCGGTGACCCTGCTCTTGTTACCCGACTCATCAGGAAAACGCATGGAATGCACAGCAGGGGAAGGGGTGTTCGGGCAATGA
- a CDS encoding carboxymuconolactone decarboxylase family protein, whose protein sequence is MSQRLDYYSASPGAMKAMIGLEALASRLSIEPALLHLIKIRASQLNGCAFCTDMHSVDARRQGETERRLYAVAVWRDSGFFNLRERAALAWTEAVTLLAESQVPDDVYALARSQFAEEELVDLTLAISTINAWNRLAVSFRQSPSA, encoded by the coding sequence ATGAGCCAGCGTCTGGATTACTACAGCGCCTCCCCCGGGGCGATGAAAGCGATGATCGGCCTGGAAGCGCTGGCCAGTCGCCTGAGCATCGAGCCGGCGCTGCTGCACCTGATCAAGATTCGTGCCTCGCAGCTCAACGGCTGCGCCTTTTGCACCGACATGCACTCGGTGGACGCGCGACGCCAGGGTGAGACCGAACGACGCCTCTACGCCGTGGCGGTCTGGCGCGACAGCGGCTTTTTCAACCTGCGCGAACGTGCTGCCCTGGCCTGGACCGAAGCGGTCACGCTATTGGCCGAAAGCCAGGTGCCGGATGACGTCTATGCCCTGGCCCGTAGTCAGTTCGCCGAAGAAGAGCTGGTGGACCTGACCCTGGCGATCAGCACCATCAACGCCTGGAATCGTCTGGCGGTGAGTTTCCGTCAGAGTCCCAGCGCTTGA
- the pdxR gene encoding MocR-like pyridoxine biosynthesis transcription factor PdxR: MELHVVINGRKDLTSQLYQQLRSAIESGRLAAGTQLPPSRLLAEQLGVSRKTVSDTYAQLTYENFLTGIIGKGTYVNARPARIVHKQSHRELAGAEVVQAWRNMPDLMRHPSVESALRYDFIGGATGKGQFPLDDWRRCTAHALRQIASHKGFYSQPEGLPALRNAIARHVAFSRGVNCQDDDVVVCNGAQQALDLISRVLTCPGSLVAMEDPGYPPARLLFGSHGATVAGVPVDDQGMRVDLIPDGTRLIYVTPSHQFPLGMPMSQARRQALLARAYELGAIIIEDDYDSEFRYEGRPADSLQSMDERGIVAYVGTFSKTLLPELRLGYAILPPAILEAVILAKRLTDQHTSTLPQWALAKFIAEGCLLKHIRRCHTLYAGRRERILARMAGDLSPWFEAVPTTAGFHLAVLCKVPIDLALVIELAKKAEIGLYSLDGFFNEAPVRPGLFLGFGAIETLDIDTALDRLRDILQQIA; this comes from the coding sequence ATGGAACTTCATGTCGTCATCAACGGCCGCAAGGACCTGACGAGCCAGTTGTATCAACAATTACGCAGCGCGATCGAAAGCGGCCGCCTGGCCGCCGGTACCCAACTGCCCCCCAGCCGGTTGCTGGCCGAACAGCTGGGGGTGTCTCGCAAGACGGTTTCCGATACTTATGCGCAGCTCACCTATGAGAACTTCCTGACCGGCATCATAGGCAAGGGCACCTACGTCAACGCCCGTCCGGCCAGGATCGTGCACAAGCAGAGCCACCGGGAGCTGGCCGGCGCCGAGGTGGTGCAAGCCTGGCGCAACATGCCGGACCTGATGCGCCACCCCAGCGTCGAGAGTGCCCTGCGCTACGACTTCATCGGTGGCGCCACCGGCAAGGGCCAGTTTCCCCTGGACGACTGGCGCCGCTGCACCGCCCATGCCCTGCGCCAGATCGCCAGCCACAAGGGTTTCTATAGCCAGCCCGAAGGCCTGCCGGCGCTGCGCAATGCCATTGCCCGGCACGTCGCGTTTTCCCGCGGGGTCAATTGCCAGGATGACGACGTGGTGGTGTGCAACGGCGCACAACAGGCCCTGGACCTGATCTCGCGAGTACTGACCTGTCCCGGTAGCCTGGTGGCCATGGAAGACCCGGGCTACCCACCGGCGCGCCTGCTGTTCGGTTCCCATGGGGCGACGGTGGCCGGCGTGCCGGTGGACGACCAGGGCATGCGCGTGGACCTGATTCCCGACGGTACGCGGCTGATCTACGTGACCCCTTCCCACCAGTTCCCGTTGGGCATGCCCATGAGCCAGGCGCGGCGCCAGGCCTTGCTGGCAAGGGCCTACGAGCTGGGGGCGATCATCATCGAGGACGACTACGACAGCGAGTTCCGCTACGAAGGACGCCCTGCCGACTCCCTGCAGAGCATGGACGAACGCGGCATCGTGGCGTACGTCGGGACCTTCTCCAAGACGCTGCTGCCGGAACTGCGGCTCGGTTACGCCATCCTGCCACCGGCCATTCTCGAAGCGGTGATCCTGGCCAAGCGCCTCACCGACCAGCACACCTCCACCCTGCCCCAATGGGCCTTGGCCAAGTTCATCGCCGAGGGCTGCCTGCTCAAGCACATCCGTCGATGCCACACCCTCTACGCCGGTCGGCGCGAACGCATCCTGGCCCGCATGGCCGGGGACCTGTCTCCCTGGTTCGAAGCCGTGCCCACCACCGCGGGCTTTCACCTGGCGGTACTGTGCAAGGTGCCGATCGACCTGGCGCTGGTGATCGAGCTGGCGAAGAAAGCCGAAATCGGCTTGTACAGCCTCGACGGCTTCTTCAACGAAGCGCCGGTCCGCCCGGGCCTGTTTCTGGGTTTTGGCGCGATCGAAACCCTGGACATCGACACCGCCCTGGACCGCTTGCGGGACATCCTGCAACAGATCGCCTGA
- a CDS encoding antibiotic biosynthesis monooxygenase family protein, whose product MTRQVINTVQVQAAAGRSEELGRQLQQIVETLRAQPGCDAYMVDRCPEDGDRWTVSARWQSEAAMQAHFNCPEVQGFIGLIDNRLARSVDFNSFPIV is encoded by the coding sequence ATGACTCGCCAAGTGATCAATACCGTACAGGTGCAGGCTGCCGCCGGCCGCTCGGAAGAGCTGGGCCGGCAATTGCAGCAGATCGTCGAAACCCTGCGTGCCCAGCCGGGCTGCGACGCCTATATGGTCGACCGTTGCCCGGAGGACGGCGATCGCTGGACCGTCAGCGCCCGCTGGCAATCGGAAGCGGCCATGCAGGCCCACTTCAATTGCCCCGAAGTGCAAGGCTTCATCGGCCTGATCGACAATCGCCTGGCCCGCAGCGTGGACTTCAACAGCTTCCCGATTGTCTGA
- a CDS encoding cupin domain-containing protein — translation MKTLCLIAALGLLPLAQAYAHETAPSEKVTVLQEKALKNLPGKKTMMLTVDYAPGQSSIAHKHEGTAMAYVLEGAITSQVKGEPATTYKAGEFWYEAAGSEHLVSKNASATEPAKLLVFMVMGKDEAVLIPLKN, via the coding sequence ATGAAAACACTCTGCCTGATCGCCGCCCTCGGCCTGCTGCCCCTCGCCCAGGCCTACGCCCATGAAACCGCGCCTTCGGAAAAGGTCACGGTGCTGCAGGAAAAGGCGTTGAAGAACCTGCCCGGTAAAAAAACCATGATGCTCACGGTCGACTACGCGCCGGGCCAATCCTCCATTGCCCACAAACATGAAGGCACGGCCATGGCCTATGTGCTCGAAGGCGCCATCACCTCACAGGTCAAGGGCGAGCCGGCGACCACCTACAAGGCCGGGGAGTTCTGGTATGAAGCGGCGGGTTCCGAGCACCTGGTCTCGAAAAACGCCAGCGCGACCGAGCCGGCGAAACTGCTGGTGTTCATGGTGATGGGAAAGGATGAAGCGGTATTGATACCGCTGAAAAACTGA
- a CDS encoding NAD-glutamate dehydrogenase, whose amino-acid sequence MAFFTAASKADFQHQLQAVLAQHISEQALPQVALFAEQFFGIISLDELTQRRLSDLAGCTLSAWRLLERFDHAQPQVRVYNPDYERHGWQSTHTAVEVLHHDLPFLVDSVRTELNRRGYSIHTLQTTVLSVRRGAKGELLEILPKGTQGEGILQESLMYLEIDRCANAAELNVLSKELEQVLGEVRVAVADFEPMKAKVQDILVGLDNSAYAIDADEKSEIKTFLEWLVGNHFTFLGYEEFVVREDAEGGHIEYNPDSFLGLTRLLRAGLTADDLRIEDYAVNYLREPTPLSFAKAAHPSRVHRPAYPDYVSIREIDADGKVIKECRFMGLYTSSVYGESVRVIPYIRRKVEEIERRSGFQAKAHLGKELAQVLEVLPRDDLFQTPVDELFSTVMSIVQIQERNKIRVFLRKDPYGRFCYCLAYVPRDIYSTEVRQKIQQVLMDRLKATDCEFWTFFSESVLARVQLILRVDPKNRIDIDPLLLEKEVVQACRSWKDDYASLVIESFGEAQGTNVLADFPKGFPAGYRERFAAHSAVVDMQHLLSLNETNPLVMSFYQPLGQVSGQRELHCKLYHADAPLALSDVLPILENLGLRVLGEFPYRLRHNNGREFWIHDFAFTAAEGLDLDIQQLNDTLQDAFVHIVRGDAENDAFNRLVLTAGLPWRDVALLRAYARYLKQIRLGFDLGYIASTLNNHTDIARELTRLFKTRFYLARKLSGDDLEDKQLRLEQAILTALDDVQVLNEDRILRRYLDLIKATLRTNFYQTDAHGQNKSYFSFKFNPHLIPELPKPVPKFEIFVYSPRVEGVHLRFGNVARGGLRWSDREEDYRTEVLGLVKAQQVKNSVIVPVGAKGGFLPRRLPLGGSRDEIAAEGVACYRIFISGLLDITDNLKDGALVPPANVVRHDHDDPYLVVAADKGTATFSDIANGIAIDYGFWLGDAFASGGSAGYDHKKMGITAKGAWVGVQRHFRERGINVQEDSITVVGIGDMAGDVFGNGLLMSDKLQLVAAFNHLHIFVDPNPDPASSFAERKRLFDLPRSAWTDYDTSIMSEGGGIFSRSAKSIAITPQMQERFDIKADKLTPTELLNALLKAPVDLLWNGGIGTYVKASSESHADVGDKANDALRVNGNELRCKVVGEGGNLGMTQLGRVEFGLHGGATNTDFIDNAGGVDCSDHEVNIKILLNEVVQAGDMTDKQRNQLLASMTDEVGGLVLGNNYKQTQALSLAARRAFVRIAEYKRLMNDLEARGKLDRAIEFLPTEEQLAERVAAGHGLTRAELSVLISYSKIDLKEALLNSLVPDDDYLTRDMETAFPPTLVSKFSEAMRRHRLKREIVSTQIANDLVNHMGITFVQRLKESTGMSPANVAGAYVIVRDIFHLPHWFRQIEALDHQVSADVQLELMDELMRLGRRATRWFLRSRRNEQNAARDVAHFGPHLAALGLKLDELLEGPTREGWQTRYQAYVAAGVPELLARMVAGTTHLYTLLPIIEASDVTGQNAADVAKAYFAVGSALDVTWYLQQISALPVENNWQALAREAFRDDVDWQQRAITISVLQQGDGTQDVETRLALWLEQHHSMVERWRAMLVDIRAANGTDYAMYAVANRELLDLALSGQAVVTAN is encoded by the coding sequence ATGGCGTTCTTCACCGCAGCCAGCAAAGCCGACTTCCAGCATCAACTGCAAGCGGTACTGGCGCAGCACATCAGTGAACAGGCACTGCCACAAGTGGCGCTGTTCGCTGAACAATTCTTCGGCATCATTTCCCTCGATGAACTCACCCAGCGCCGGTTGTCCGACCTCGCCGGTTGCACCCTGTCTGCCTGGCGCCTGCTTGAGCGCTTCGATCACGCGCAACCGCAGGTGCGTGTGTACAACCCCGATTACGAACGTCACGGCTGGCAATCGACCCACACCGCCGTGGAAGTGCTGCACCACGACCTGCCGTTCCTGGTGGACTCGGTGCGTACCGAGCTGAACCGTCGCGGCTACAGCATCCATACCCTGCAAACCACTGTGCTGAGCGTGCGCCGTGGCGCCAAGGGCGAGTTGCTGGAAATCCTGCCCAAGGGCACCCAGGGCGAGGGGATCCTGCAAGAGTCGTTGATGTACCTGGAAATCGACCGCTGCGCCAACGCCGCCGAACTCAACGTCCTGAGCAAGGAACTCGAGCAGGTGCTGGGTGAAGTGCGCGTGGCCGTGGCCGACTTCGAACCGATGAAAGCCAAGGTCCAGGACATCCTGGTGGGCCTGGACAACAGCGCCTACGCCATCGACGCCGATGAAAAGAGCGAAATCAAGACCTTCCTGGAGTGGCTGGTGGGCAACCACTTCACCTTCCTGGGCTATGAAGAGTTCGTGGTCCGTGAAGATGCCGAGGGTGGGCACATCGAGTACAACCCCGATTCGTTCCTCGGCCTGACCAGGCTGCTGCGCGCCGGCCTGACCGCCGATGACCTGCGCATCGAGGACTACGCCGTCAACTACCTGCGTGAACCGACTCCGCTGTCGTTCGCCAAGGCCGCGCACCCGAGCCGCGTCCATCGTCCGGCCTACCCGGACTATGTGTCGATCCGTGAAATCGACGCCGACGGCAAGGTCATCAAGGAATGCCGTTTCATGGGCCTGTACACCTCCTCGGTGTACGGCGAAAGCGTGCGGGTCATCCCGTACATCCGCCGCAAGGTCGAGGAAATCGAGCGGCGCTCGGGCTTCCAGGCCAAGGCGCACCTGGGCAAGGAACTGGCCCAGGTACTGGAAGTCCTGCCCCGTGACGACCTGTTTCAGACGCCGGTGGACGAGCTGTTCAGCACCGTGATGTCCATCGTGCAGATTCAGGAGCGCAACAAGATCCGCGTGTTCCTGCGCAAAGACCCGTATGGCCGTTTCTGCTACTGCCTGGCCTACGTGCCGCGCGACATCTATTCCACCGAAGTGCGCCAGAAGATCCAGCAAGTGCTGATGGATCGCCTCAAGGCCACGGACTGCGAATTCTGGACCTTCTTCTCCGAGTCCGTGCTGGCTCGTGTGCAGTTGATCCTGCGGGTGGACCCGAAGAACCGTATCGACATCGACCCGCTGCTGCTGGAAAAGGAAGTGGTACAGGCCTGCCGCAGCTGGAAGGACGACTACGCCAGCCTGGTCATCGAGAGCTTCGGCGAAGCCCAGGGCACCAACGTGCTGGCGGACTTCCCCAAAGGCTTCCCGGCCGGCTACCGCGAGCGCTTTGCCGCCCATTCGGCGGTGGTGGACATGCAGCACCTGCTGAGCCTGAACGAAACCAATCCGCTGGTGATGAGCTTCTACCAGCCATTGGGCCAGGTATCCGGCCAGCGCGAGCTGCATTGCAAGCTGTACCACGCCGACGCGCCGCTGGCCCTGTCCGACGTGTTGCCGATCCTGGAAAACCTCGGCCTGCGCGTGCTGGGTGAGTTCCCGTACCGCCTGCGCCACAACAACGGCCGCGAGTTCTGGATCCACGATTTCGCCTTCACCGCCGCCGAAGGCCTGGACCTGGACATCCAGCAGCTCAACGACACCCTGCAGGACGCTTTCGTGCACATCGTGCGCGGCGATGCCGAGAACGATGCGTTCAACCGCTTGGTGCTGACCGCCGGCCTGCCATGGCGCGATGTGGCGCTGCTGCGAGCCTATGCCCGTTACCTGAAGCAGATCCGCCTGGGCTTCGACCTGGGTTACATCGCCAGCACCCTGAACAACCACACCGATATCGCTCGCGAACTGACCCGGTTGTTCAAGACCCGCTTCTACCTGGCACGCAAACTCAGCGGCGACGACCTGGAAGACAAGCAACTGCGCCTGGAACAGGCGATCCTCACGGCCCTGGACGATGTCCAGGTGCTCAACGAAGACCGCATCCTGCGTCGCTACCTGGACCTGATCAAGGCCACCCTGCGGACCAACTTCTACCAGACCGACGCCCACGGCCAGAACAAGTCGTACTTCAGCTTCAAGTTCAACCCGCACCTGATCCCGGAACTGCCCAAGCCGGTGCCCAAGTTCGAGATCTTCGTGTACTCGCCACGGGTCGAGGGCGTGCACCTGCGCTTCGGCAATGTGGCTCGCGGCGGCCTGCGCTGGTCCGACCGTGAAGAGGATTACCGCACCGAAGTGCTGGGCCTGGTAAAAGCCCAGCAGGTTAAGAACTCGGTGATCGTGCCGGTGGGGGCCAAGGGCGGATTCCTGCCACGTCGCCTGCCACTGGGCGGCAGCCGGGACGAGATCGCGGCCGAGGGCGTTGCCTGCTACCGCATCTTCATCTCGGGCCTGCTGGACATCACCGACAACCTGAAGGACGGCGCCCTGGTGCCGCCGGCCAACGTGGTGCGGCATGACCATGACGACCCGTACCTGGTGGTGGCGGCGGACAAGGGCACCGCGACCTTCTCCGACATCGCCAACGGCATCGCCATCGACTACGGTTTCTGGCTCGGCGACGCGTTCGCCTCGGGCGGCTCGGCCGGTTACGACCACAAGAAGATGGGCATCACCGCCAAGGGCGCGTGGGTGGGCGTGCAGCGCCACTTCCGCGAGCGTGGCATCAATGTCCAGGAAGACAGCATCACCGTGGTTGGCATCGGCGACATGGCCGGCGACGTGTTCGGCAACGGCCTGCTGATGTCCGACAAGCTGCAACTGGTGGCGGCGTTCAACCACCTGCACATCTTCGTCGACCCGAATCCGGATCCGGCCAGCAGCTTCGCCGAGCGCAAGCGCCTGTTCGACCTGCCGCGTTCGGCCTGGACCGACTACGACACCAGCATCATGTCCGAAGGCGGCGGTATCTTCTCGCGCAGCGCGAAAAGCATCGCCATCACGCCACAGATGCAGGAACGATTCGACATCAAGGCTGACAAGCTGACCCCGACCGAACTGCTCAATGCCTTGCTCAAGGCACCGGTGGACCTGTTGTGGAACGGCGGTATCGGCACCTACGTCAAGGCCAGCAGCGAGAGCCACGCCGACGTCGGCGACAAGGCCAACGATGCACTGCGGGTGAACGGCAACGAGCTGCGCTGCAAGGTGGTGGGCGAGGGCGGCAACCTGGGCATGACCCAGCTGGGTCGCGTCGAGTTCGGCCTGCATGGCGGCGCCACCAACACCGACTTCATCGACAACGCCGGTGGCGTGGACTGCTCCGACCACGAAGTGAACATCAAGATCCTGCTCAACGAAGTGGTGCAGGCCGGCGACATGACCGACAAGCAACGCAACCAGTTGCTGGCGAGCATGACCGACGAAGTCGGTGGCCTGGTGCTGGGCAACAACTACAAGCAGACCCAGGCCCTGTCCCTGGCGGCCCGCCGTGCCTTCGTGCGGATCGCCGAATACAAGCGCCTGATGAACGACCTGGAAGCCCGGGGCAAGCTGGACCGCGCCATCGAGTTCCTGCCGACCGAGGAGCAACTGGCCGAACGCGTCGCGGCGGGCCATGGCCTGACCCGTGCCGAGCTGTCGGTGCTGATCTCCTACAGCAAGATCGACCTCAAGGAGGCGCTGCTCAACTCCCTGGTGCCGGACGACGACTACCTGACCCGGGACATGGAAACCGCGTTCCCGCCGACCCTGGTGAGCAAGTTCTCCGAAGCCATGCGTCGCCATCGTCTCAAGCGCGAGATCGTCAGCACCCAGATCGCCAACGACCTGGTCAACCACATGGGCATCACTTTCGTCCAGCGGCTGAAAGAGTCCACTGGCATGAGCCCGGCGAACGTGGCGGGTGCGTATGTCATCGTTCGGGATATCTTTCACCTTCCACACTGGTTCCGCCAGATCGAAGCCCTGGACCACCAGGTCTCGGCGGACGTCCAGCTGGAACTGATGGACGAGCTGATGCGCCTGGGACGCCGCGCAACGCGCTGGTTCCTGCGCAGCCGCCGCAACGAGCAGAACGCCGCCCGCGACGTCGCGCACTTCGGTCCGCACCTGGCGGCGTTGGGCCTCAAGCTCGACGAACTGCTGGAAGGTCCGACCCGCGAAGGCTGGCAGACCCGCTACCAGGCCTATGTGGCGGCCGGCGTGCCGGAGTTGCTGGCGCGCATGGTGGCAGGCACCACGCACCTGTACACCTTGCTGCCGATCATCGAGGCATCCGACGTGACGGGCCAGAACGCCGCCGATGTGGCCAAGGCCTACTTCGCCGTCGGCAGCGCCCTGGACGTCACCTGGTACCTGCAGCAGATCAGCGCCTTGCCAGTGGAAAACAACTGGCAGGCCCTGGCCCGCGAAGCGTTCCGCGATGATGTCGACTGGCAGCAGCGGGCGATCACCATCTCGGTCCTGCAACAGGGCGATGGCACCCAGGACGTGGAAACCCGCCTGGCGCTGTGGCTGGAGCAGCATCACAGCATGGTCGAGCGCTGGCGTGCGATGCTGGTGGACATCCGTGCCGCCAACGGTACCGACTACGCCATGTACGCGGTGGCCAACCGCGAACTGCTGGACCTGGCGTTGAGCGGTCAGGCGGTCGTGACGGCCAACTGA